Proteins co-encoded in one Stutzerimonas stutzeri genomic window:
- a CDS encoding methyl-accepting chemotaxis protein has protein sequence MKSLLYPAIALMNRLSFGMKFSLISVLFLVPMLLTNFYLVRDSYREFVGTRTELQSLELLGTALQLRRDMQDWKDLVEIEGIIGQTGKVQALVSRLSTVESALSTQMQRLAPVSEDPEQVAEFTSRRDELDAALREAQAQQSLQAKAAMARALLGKVQVMIKLITSQSGLSQDSQRDVRMLAELLTSATPTITAALGEGRAVGSYTFGQGYLNSDASNKLDNLLLELEKQQAQYGAQLHDVLGSSAAAQRQLQTYTEASHASLQRSSDVFQDQVIMAEALDTPWDQFYDLISAEMAKTYALNDAVLGFLDEQLALRLEQKRLLMTLLLAALALVFLLVVYLYSAFYMSTRASLRSLGATMDRVAAGDMTARFKVQSRDELGELGQVFNETVAKIRELIERVGQTVGEVERQASRVETVSGESNQTVSEQRGQIEQVATAMNEMSATAQEVATSAEAAVGSAQSVNDETVSGRGLVEAQVAGIGRLAAEIEQSVEVINQLASDSKAISQVLDVIKGVAEQTNLLALNAAIEAARAGEQGRGFAVVADEVRSLARRTQQSTEEIEQMIGRLQGGVGAAVKTMHASHSMAEDTVSQSAQVQQALENILGAVGVIVDQNQQIAAAAEEQTAVAHDIDRNIVAINEAGQRTAEGAGHTEQASRELSELVGRLQQLIGAFRV, from the coding sequence TTGAAAAGCCTGTTATATCCCGCCATTGCATTGATGAATCGGCTGAGCTTTGGCATGAAGTTCAGCCTGATCAGCGTGCTTTTTCTCGTCCCCATGCTGCTGACCAACTTCTATCTGGTGCGTGATTCGTATCGTGAGTTCGTCGGTACGCGCACTGAGCTGCAGAGCCTAGAATTACTCGGCACGGCGCTGCAGTTGCGCCGCGATATGCAGGATTGGAAGGATCTGGTCGAGATCGAGGGCATCATCGGCCAGACCGGTAAAGTGCAGGCGTTGGTGTCTCGGTTGTCCACGGTCGAATCCGCGTTGTCGACGCAGATGCAGCGCCTGGCTCCGGTGAGCGAAGATCCCGAGCAGGTGGCTGAATTCACCAGCCGCCGAGACGAACTCGACGCGGCGCTGCGTGAGGCTCAGGCGCAACAGTCGTTGCAGGCCAAGGCCGCCATGGCCCGCGCCCTGCTGGGCAAGGTGCAGGTGATGATCAAGCTGATCACCAGCCAGTCGGGCCTGAGTCAGGACAGTCAGCGGGACGTGCGCATGCTCGCCGAACTGTTGACCTCGGCCACGCCCACCATTACCGCCGCGCTCGGTGAAGGACGGGCCGTTGGCTCCTATACCTTCGGCCAGGGCTACCTGAACTCCGATGCCAGCAACAAGCTGGACAATCTGCTGCTCGAGCTGGAAAAGCAGCAGGCGCAGTACGGGGCGCAACTGCACGACGTGCTGGGCAGCAGCGCCGCTGCCCAGCGCCAGCTGCAGACCTATACCGAGGCCAGTCATGCCTCCTTGCAGCGCAGCAGCGATGTTTTCCAGGACCAGGTGATCATGGCCGAAGCGCTGGATACTCCCTGGGACCAGTTCTACGACCTGATCAGCGCTGAAATGGCGAAGACCTACGCGCTCAACGACGCGGTTCTCGGCTTTCTCGATGAGCAACTGGCACTGCGGCTGGAGCAGAAACGCTTGCTCATGACCCTGCTGCTGGCCGCGCTGGCGCTGGTGTTCCTGCTGGTCGTCTACCTTTACAGCGCGTTCTACATGTCCACGCGTGCCTCGCTGCGTAGCCTCGGCGCCACCATGGACCGTGTGGCCGCGGGCGACATGACGGCGCGCTTCAAGGTTCAGAGCCGTGATGAGCTGGGTGAGCTGGGGCAGGTCTTTAACGAGACCGTGGCGAAGATCCGCGAGCTGATCGAGCGTGTCGGCCAGACGGTCGGTGAGGTGGAGCGCCAGGCGTCGCGTGTCGAAACGGTCTCCGGCGAGAGCAACCAGACGGTCTCCGAACAGCGTGGGCAGATCGAGCAGGTCGCCACGGCCATGAACGAGATGTCGGCAACCGCTCAGGAAGTGGCCACTAGTGCCGAGGCGGCGGTCGGCAGCGCCCAGAGTGTCAACGACGAAACGGTGAGCGGGCGTGGCCTGGTGGAGGCGCAGGTCGCCGGCATCGGGCGCTTGGCGGCCGAGATCGAGCAGTCGGTCGAGGTGATCAACCAGCTGGCCAGCGACAGCAAGGCCATCAGCCAGGTGCTGGATGTAATCAAGGGTGTGGCCGAGCAGACCAATCTGTTGGCGCTCAACGCGGCGATCGAGGCGGCGCGTGCTGGCGAGCAAGGGCGCGGTTTCGCGGTGGTCGCCGATGAGGTGCGCAGCCTGGCCAGACGTACCCAGCAGTCGACCGAGGAGATCGAGCAGATGATTGGTCGGCTGCAGGGCGGCGTCGGCGCAGCGGTCAAGACCATGCATGCAAGCCATTCGATGGCCGAGGATACGGTCAGCCAGTCGGCGCAGGTGCAGCAGGCGCTCGAGAACATCCTCGGCGCGGTCGGCGTCATCGTCGATCAGAACCAGCAGATCGCCGCGGCTGCCGAGGAGCAGACGGCCGTTGCCCACGACATCGATCGCAACATCGTCGCCATCAACGAAGCCGGGCAGCGCACCGCCGAGGGTGCCGGGCACACCGAGCAGGCCAGCCGAGAACTCAGCGAATTGGTCGGCCGCCTGCAACAGTTGATCGGTGCGTTCAGGGTCTGA
- a CDS encoding DUF5872 domain-containing protein, whose translation MSATAKKTDPKLWERVKQDVTRGDKGGEPGQWSARKAQYAVQEYKKRGGGYEGGKAADNQLREWTREDWGTQSGKPSGETGERYLPKHAREALSDEEYARTTRKKRADARRGQQHSKQPVDVADKTRRAREPALSGLTKPALMRRAAQHDIRGRSTMKKAELIAALERAGEP comes from the coding sequence ATGTCCGCTACCGCAAAGAAGACCGACCCCAAGCTCTGGGAGCGGGTCAAGCAGGACGTCACCCGAGGCGACAAGGGCGGCGAGCCCGGTCAGTGGTCGGCGCGCAAGGCGCAGTACGCCGTGCAGGAGTACAAGAAACGCGGCGGTGGCTACGAGGGCGGGAAGGCTGCCGACAACCAGCTGCGCGAGTGGACTCGGGAGGACTGGGGCACGCAATCCGGCAAGCCTTCGGGCGAGACCGGCGAGCGCTACCTGCCCAAGCACGCCCGGGAGGCGTTGAGCGACGAGGAGTACGCTCGCACCACGCGCAAGAAGCGCGCGGACGCGCGACGCGGTCAACAGCATTCGAAACAACCCGTCGACGTCGCCGACAAGACCCGTCGTGCGCGCGAGCCGGCCCTCAGCGGCCTGACCAAACCGGCGCTCATGCGTCGCGCGGCCCAGCATGATATTCGCGGCCGTTCGACGATGAAGAAGGCCGAGCTGATCGCCGCACTCGAACGAGCAGGGGAACCATGA
- a CDS encoding DUF3140 domain-containing protein, whose amino-acid sequence MSGFDEDERRSIRDDFSTAVNMTPAALRRWLDSDESRSVGMTASGDKVTTPGDGEAVGHHMGERILQLKGTRHADLDEEDYRAMRKVVGYVHRHLAQRPQGDVTETRWRQSLMNWGHDPLRR is encoded by the coding sequence ATGAGCGGCTTCGACGAAGACGAGCGCCGCAGCATTCGCGACGACTTCAGCACTGCGGTGAACATGACGCCTGCAGCGCTGCGTCGCTGGCTTGACAGCGACGAGAGCCGCAGCGTCGGCATGACGGCCAGTGGCGACAAGGTCACCACACCGGGCGATGGCGAGGCGGTCGGGCACCACATGGGTGAACGCATCCTCCAACTCAAGGGCACCCGACACGCCGATCTCGACGAAGAGGACTACCGAGCCATGCGCAAGGTCGTCGGCTATGTCCACCGGCACCTGGCGCAACGACCGCAGGGCGATGTCACCGAGACCCGCTGGCGTCAGTCACTCATGAACTGGGGTCACGACCCGCTTCGGCGCTGA
- a CDS encoding TatD family hydrolase, with product MRLIDTHTHLDFDPFDTDRSEVLARSQRAGVERILVLGVHQANWARVWQLAQEEPCVHVALGLHPVFLQDHRAEHIDALRDWLQRLRGEAKLCAIGEIGLDYYIEDPAKERQQSLLEAQLALASEFELPVLLHVRRAHAQMIATLKRHRLKRAGIAHAFSGSWEEAREYIRLGYKLGLGGAGTWPQAHRMHRVLKQLPLESIVLETDAPDITPHSHAGERNSPEFLPDICRELAELRGISPEELAEASYHNSCELFGWS from the coding sequence GTGCGCCTGATCGACACCCATACCCACCTCGACTTCGACCCGTTCGATACCGATCGCAGCGAGGTATTGGCGCGTAGCCAGAGGGCCGGAGTCGAACGCATCCTGGTGTTGGGGGTGCATCAGGCCAACTGGGCCCGGGTCTGGCAGCTGGCCCAGGAAGAACCTTGCGTCCATGTGGCGCTAGGCCTGCACCCGGTGTTTCTACAGGATCACCGGGCGGAACACATCGACGCGCTGCGTGATTGGCTGCAGCGCCTGCGCGGCGAGGCCAAGCTCTGTGCCATCGGCGAAATCGGCCTGGACTACTACATCGAAGACCCGGCCAAGGAGCGCCAGCAGTCCTTGCTCGAGGCGCAGCTGGCATTGGCCAGCGAATTCGAGCTGCCGGTGCTGCTGCACGTGCGCCGCGCCCATGCCCAGATGATCGCCACGCTCAAGCGGCACAGGCTCAAGCGCGCCGGCATCGCCCATGCCTTCAGCGGCAGCTGGGAGGAAGCCCGCGAGTACATCAGGCTCGGCTACAAGCTCGGCCTCGGCGGCGCCGGCACCTGGCCACAGGCGCACCGCATGCATCGCGTGCTCAAGCAGTTGCCGCTCGAAAGCATCGTGCTGGAAACCGATGCTCCCGACATCACCCCGCACAGCCACGCCGGCGAACGCAACAGCCCGGAGTTTCTCCCGGATATCTGCCGCGAACTGGCCGAGCTGCGCGGCATCAGCCCGGAAGAGCTGGCCGAGGCCAGCTATCACAACAGTTGCGAGCTGTTCGGCTGGTCGTAG
- the ada gene encoding bifunctional DNA-binding transcriptional regulator/O6-methylguanine-DNA methyltransferase Ada, with the protein MLDFDHCWQALCDRDEAYDNRFVFAVHSTRIFCRPSCPARRPRRDRVSFFSDAAQAEAAGYRPCRRCSPQGQSPAEQLDALIVAACRLLDESAEPLTLDQLAARIGLSSSHLARAFKQRTGLTPRAWAAARRRERLETQLPAADSVLDAALEAGYGSTRGAYLDVAALSPAQRRRRGAGESLRYAISPCPLGLLLIAASERGICALLFGDDEQTLLDELQSRFAAAELSRDQHGLGEWLQSILAQLEEPSRAARLPLDLRGSAFQQRVWQALQAIPPGQTRRYGELAEHLGSHARAVARACASNPVGLLVPCHRVVGANQSLTGYRWGIERKAALLESERKDSGA; encoded by the coding sequence ATGCTCGATTTCGACCACTGCTGGCAGGCCCTCTGCGACCGTGACGAGGCGTACGACAATCGCTTCGTATTCGCTGTCCACTCGACCCGCATCTTCTGCCGCCCGAGCTGCCCGGCACGTCGTCCACGGCGCGACCGCGTCAGCTTCTTCAGCGATGCCGCACAGGCCGAGGCCGCCGGCTACCGGCCCTGCAGGCGCTGCTCACCGCAGGGGCAGAGCCCGGCCGAGCAGCTTGACGCCCTGATCGTCGCCGCCTGCCGCTTGCTCGACGAAAGCGCAGAGCCGTTGACGCTCGATCAGCTGGCTGCACGCATCGGCTTGTCCTCGTCACACCTGGCCCGCGCATTCAAACAGCGCACCGGACTCACGCCGCGCGCCTGGGCCGCAGCACGCCGTCGCGAACGCCTGGAGACCCAGCTACCGGCCGCCGACTCGGTATTGGACGCCGCGTTGGAGGCAGGCTACGGCAGTACCCGCGGCGCCTACCTGGACGTGGCCGCATTGAGCCCGGCGCAGCGTCGACGCCGGGGCGCGGGCGAATCCCTGCGCTATGCCATCAGCCCGTGCCCGCTCGGGCTGCTGTTGATCGCCGCCAGCGAGCGCGGGATCTGTGCACTGCTGTTCGGTGACGACGAACAAACGCTACTCGACGAACTGCAATCGCGCTTCGCCGCTGCCGAGCTGTCACGCGACCAGCACGGCCTGGGCGAGTGGCTGCAATCGATCCTGGCCCAGCTGGAGGAGCCGTCGCGGGCGGCACGGTTGCCGCTTGACCTGCGCGGCAGTGCGTTTCAGCAGCGCGTCTGGCAAGCGCTCCAGGCGATTCCGCCGGGCCAGACCCGACGTTATGGCGAACTGGCCGAGCACCTCGGCAGTCATGCGCGCGCCGTCGCGCGGGCCTGCGCGAGCAATCCCGTCGGCCTGCTGGTGCCCTGCCACCGTGTCGTTGGCGCCAACCAGTCACTTACCGGCTATCGCTGGGGCATCGAACGCAAAGCGGCCCTGCTCGAATCGGAGCGCAAGGATTCGGGAGCCTGA
- a CDS encoding PA4780 family RIO1-like protein kinase produces MKTPKRLEPLVEDGLIDEVLRPLMSGKEAAVYVVRCGDELRCAKVYKEANNRSFRQAVKYQEGRKVRSSRDARAMAKGSKHGRKEKEENWQNAEVAALYRLAQAGVRVPKPYDFLDGVLLMEMISGEDGDAAPRLNDVDLHPDDAREFHAFMIGEVAKMLCAGLVHGDLSEFNVLLDEHGPVIIDLPQAVDAAGNNHAFEMLERDVGNMAAYFGQFAPELKYTRYAKEMWALYEEGKLTPETELTGEFAEPEDAADLDAVMREIRATLAEQARKEALRNATDEPSDEPPTPPWMRH; encoded by the coding sequence ATGAAAACGCCAAAACGACTCGAGCCGTTGGTCGAGGATGGCCTGATCGACGAAGTGCTGCGCCCGCTGATGAGTGGCAAGGAAGCAGCGGTTTATGTGGTGCGCTGCGGCGACGAGCTGCGCTGCGCGAAGGTGTACAAGGAGGCCAACAACCGCAGCTTCCGGCAGGCGGTCAAGTATCAGGAAGGGCGCAAGGTGCGCAGCAGCCGGGACGCCCGCGCCATGGCCAAGGGCTCCAAGCACGGGCGCAAGGAGAAGGAAGAGAACTGGCAGAACGCCGAAGTCGCGGCACTCTACCGCCTGGCCCAGGCCGGCGTTCGGGTACCCAAGCCGTACGACTTTCTCGATGGCGTGCTGCTGATGGAAATGATCAGCGGCGAGGATGGCGATGCCGCGCCGCGGCTCAACGATGTGGACCTGCACCCGGACGACGCGCGCGAGTTCCACGCCTTCATGATCGGCGAAGTGGCCAAGATGCTTTGCGCCGGACTGGTTCATGGCGACCTGTCCGAATTCAACGTGCTGCTCGATGAGCACGGACCGGTGATCATCGATCTGCCGCAGGCGGTGGACGCCGCGGGCAACAACCACGCCTTCGAAATGCTCGAGCGTGATGTCGGCAACATGGCCGCGTACTTCGGCCAGTTCGCCCCTGAGCTCAAATACACGCGCTACGCCAAGGAAATGTGGGCGCTGTACGAGGAGGGCAAGCTGACACCGGAAACCGAGCTGACCGGCGAATTCGCCGAGCCGGAGGATGCGGCTGACCTCGACGCGGTCATGCGCGAGATCCGCGCGACGCTGGCCGAACAGGCGCGCAAGGAAGCGCTGCGCAACGCCACCGACGAACCGAGCGACGAGCCGCCCACGCCACCGTGGATGCGCCACTGA
- the bfr gene encoding bacterioferritin yields MQGQPQVIEYLKELLRGELAARDQYFLHSRMYADWGFTKLYERINHEMQEETEHADALLKRILFLEGTPDMTPEPIHPGHSVPDMLRSDLALEYKVREALAKGIELAEQHGDYPTRDILELQLMDTEEDHAYWLEQQLGLIDRIGLQNYLQSQAS; encoded by the coding sequence ATGCAAGGTCAGCCACAGGTCATCGAATACCTCAAAGAACTGCTGCGTGGGGAGCTGGCGGCACGCGACCAGTATTTCCTGCACTCGCGGATGTACGCCGACTGGGGGTTCACCAAACTCTACGAGCGAATCAACCACGAAATGCAGGAAGAAACCGAGCACGCCGATGCGCTGCTCAAACGTATCCTGTTCCTCGAAGGCACGCCGGACATGACCCCGGAGCCCATTCACCCTGGGCACAGCGTGCCGGACATGCTGCGCAGCGATCTGGCACTCGAATACAAGGTGCGCGAAGCCCTGGCCAAGGGCATCGAGCTGGCCGAGCAGCACGGCGATTATCCGACCCGCGATATCCTCGAGCTGCAGCTGATGGATACCGAAGAAGACCATGCCTACTGGCTGGAACAGCAACTCGGGCTGATCGACCGGATTGGCCTGCAGAACTATCTGCAGTCGCAGGCAAGCTGA